tttttttctacttcatcatgcatgattatttggtttgttgaatacgcatgtaatcttcagtgttacacagtaccagtgtggagtggtccttctacagggatgttaacatggccgacatctgagggtcccgccgtccttctgtgagggaagggtgctggtccacagggatccgtgtggatcactgtcgcttgggggttgtagggcacacctgaaaatcccacagcaggtaaagtgaaacccagcacgcctcccagtgaggctcaaatgccttgtgtttcccaatgaacaagtgattataacaagggctatggtgccatgtgatgccattagaatgtggggagaatgcttaagaatgtgatgtcatgttagaaatctgtttctttttaaaaaaaaatatttttatttgctttttccatggccacatggacaatgttaatacatatatgtaacatggtgggatttatgaaaattgtgctgagtcaaagaaatcaaagaaataacccatgctccattaattacattatcctgcacacatgaaataaagagcttgacagtcatcactagaataaataaacatgttatttttctgaaccttagaaacctactatataaatgggtatatttaacttttaattattatgaataagcctatggaaatccatactcataagaattaatatactgtcttacatagaagtataaaatgatgtacagtatatgaaaatgtatttttctcaccatgagtggtaaaacctggtgtgtctttgaagtggttctgttcctgtccaggccttggctggtcagttgtcctggggtaaaaactcattctccacctgaaaaatagaaagaatagaaagagagaaagatctagaaaaaatagaaagatttgtTAGATTATTTAGGTTTGTAATTCTCAGCAAAATGTCGTGCGACTTGttttgagcttttcagcatcaaaactgaatccaaacattccaccttcccaaccaaacattctaaaccaaacgttccaaagttgagtatcacgtgatatcacaatttcctgttattctaaccaaaacaccaactcagccaggctgctacaataaccttttttttttttttacctttatttacaataatcgcttacaaacaaaaacaaggcacAAGTGGTAATACAAGGAATCAGAGTTAAACAAGTTGAGTAGCATAtgtacaaaaaagtaaataataaataaataataacgctaacgacagctagcgtcgccacagcgggcagaaattatcatacagttaagcccgcccactaagagggaagatatgattggtcaattttgctgtcatttgaaactggttttGCCCTGATTggcctaggtgcacgcaccacttcctcgttggtgtcaggatggtaccgtatttccggttggtatgcggaagtgtcgatgtcatggccgagtctatgaaattcacaaggtgcctgttggagttcccgaagtttaccgtcaacgatgtgcgtcgtattgtcagagcatcaagtacaacgacacagagtcaacttgaaaagggtttcaagttctacgtttcatcctacctctgcaattttgaaggtaagtggccgacgctagttagctagctagcctgaggtggcagtctaatgaagtgatgttgtttttagtaacgaaccgacctgtcctagtactagaaatgccttttaaaaacatgtttgtatttctgatggaagtatcaggcaaaagtaaggctaacgagataacagtgagggctcactgctacagatctatgaagaaaacagatacaccacaccagctgagagttggactggttaaaatgacacgagttctgttcagtgtcacgttcaaagttctgttgaacaagttcaaaagtgagttcaacacaagttcaatcttttatccttgctcttacttcacgtaagctgtgatagccataggcattggttttcaaagcttacaatggtagccaaatgcagagtagctgagtgggaatcattagcagtctattttgcctatagtaaacaaatgggagtttattttacagttcgagctattgttatctacctctatgactcaaaagcagaatatagtccacctcagctattcttcaaactgcattttctaaaatctgtcaatctgtctttcaaatctttcatcttaacttctttattaacatatggctgcaacacttacaccatattaacatattctgataacactcttcaagaagcagttgaagtaaaacctgcactgttctgttgttggtggtggaaacaacaaaataatataaatataagtaggcctgtttcactcctatgtgtaagcatttcatctggagtgaaaatgaagtttaaatctaaaatatatttagtttatagttgctcagtgaactagtagattgaaccatgcacaacactgtagaatagaaagacagtatagccaagtgttttaagagtgatgcaaaacagcacaaacgttacatgagacaatagacaagtgacattcaccactaccaacatgatgggacagatattgcgcctattgacattgctgaagtcttcttttcaagatattaaatattgcctcttgtgtatttcagatgacattacgtgattcaatgccagttgtgctcattaagagcaactgctcttgtgttgctagttgcggaatctgcaaacacttggttgcattgcttttccagactgctcattattctgaatctggcatgtctgtcgtgcctcctgtcctttcatgcacacagacagaacagaagtggcataaatcaccaacaatggtttgtcttatttcattatttaatgttagttaatgtatcacagtcactttactaacaccatcttttaaattaatagggggtgaagcctggacccgtggatgccatggttgtcctaaagccaaaaccaggtgctactacagccagtggagttaggtatgtagtaccaaatttaataggcagattacagtgtgtggtaaaaaaaaaagaatgcttttgatcatctgataagaccctgttctcttcaagatttaatttagcctcgttgtacttcagatgacatgtgatatgtgattcacaatcagttgtgctggtgaacagattacaatgtgtaaaaataaatgttattcactcttcttttatttcagaagtacacttttcaagggctacagcggtgagctcccacacccggccaccctcaatcatggaccagtctacgctggaatcaaagcagattctcttccactcatctgcacaatgaacatctcgcctgacaagccacttgtggactccatctttgggaaggtacaagttggcagtgtactgtcctatcaacaaccaccacctccatctgacagtgttgtcatacatgaggatgcacccccattcccgagtctgccactagaatgttaccatctaagcccacctgaatattcatttgtgccaacacaccaagaacagctacacctaagctcactttctgtgaccttgtcacaatcacaccttattgaggaggcaacaagatcccaaagtgctacacctgagtggcattcacttaggagagaaagagtgactgcctcacatttcagagaggtgagccacgttagaggtccaggtgctgcagaaagcctggcagaaaggataatccgagggacacgacaaacagcacacatgaagagaggacttgaaatggaaacaggggccttaaaggactatgcagttctgaaaaacttgaacttgaccaagtgtgggctagtgattcatccagatgcatcttggctgggtgcatcacctgatggacttgtgtatgacacacttgagcgtccatcatttgggcttgttgaaattaagtgcccaaatgcacaaagctatgtagactgcaaattcctcaaagtggcacaaggcctacacaaattgaaggagagccattgttattattgattactggtatgcagtggtgtgatttagttatctgtgcccatgatgatatttttgtgcagcgagtttacagagatagcagtgtattagaagaggtgaaaaggaggtgtgacatgtttttctttaacacttacatgccaaaatacctctctatgaccAAGCAatggaaaatcataatgaagacatgaactcatgaacaattaaaacaatttcaatttattctgtcaattgtattactattgtattcattaaatttttttacaaatacagtaaaagttaagaaatacataatgtattgtgttgtgtcaattttacatataaaagtgaaagcattttatacaattaatcatattgcactgtaccttaacattgcagccaatatttacagactagcatgacctaaagcaggggtcggcaacctttttgactcggagccacaaaagcaaaataattggaaatttatttcagtgacgatgacatgtcactcaagcaaaGCGAAAGtaaataccggacatttgtaaaattccacccgaacattttttaaagtctcaaaaataatatacgttaattaaatactcattaattctattcaaaagctgagctgcaTCACAGGGAtaaagagctgcatgcggctccggagccgcgggttgccgacccgtgaccttaaagggatcattttaaggttagagaaaaaataaataaataaatcaccataattcacattacatcatctgtctaattctggattgacacGGGTGAGTAATGTATTTGCTTATGTTTttctaattgtttagatgtcgattgtcaaactgtaagtggattaaataaaattggataaattatattatatatatttatgttttaagaatatttttaggccctctgagagtatatgtatatatatgtatatatatatatatatatatatacatacggtctctggtctcaacacagctccctgtcaaatactgcccactagtgggacagtgatgtagtacaagtgacaaactataaaaaaaaaaaacatacattgcataaaattatacacataatcaccattaataggttaaaagcaggaatgcttagatgtataataatttatagctatagtaaattatatatgctgtttcagtgtgcctaaaaatacaccaatcaaagaagtgtgtggattatagttctactgtaaattaaacatagaagttatttttgttgtatagtcaaagtcaaatttatttatatagctttcacaacacgtcacaaagcagctttacaatcgtatgggtccagatccctaatgagcaagccaaggcgacagtggcaaggaaaaactccctatggtggtggggattaggaagaaaccttgggaggaccaagactcaaaagggaacccatcctccattgggtggcccgttagcacaagtccgtggtgcgcaggctggttctacagataatgtttaaagagaggtttaaggaaatctctcttattatttgagtgtttggagttgatttaattgctttagctaatattactgtcatttaattaccctcgcataagacccaaaaacaaacacaaaaagcaagaacaaatgttcaatttaacccacaagcacttagtgttgtgctgaagtcctccctgaggccggtctgcaaaaccacacccactcaaagggggcgtcagttctggctgggctggctgggactggaaggctcaggtggtagtgcgttgtgacctgctctcgggcaggtagaggaccatctctagagacaccagcacattgaattcaaaggcgatctgctccatcctgctaatgtggaagctctcctccagctcctgcaaagagcagagacagtgaggggcggagttagtgaaggacctggagcgctcattctgattggctgagcttcATGGGAACATGTGTTTGGAATTCAGTGAACAGAGCTCCAGAGCATGATTATACTTAGATATTATTGAAGCCATTTAATGAGAAACCTAACAATATCTCGCAGCAAACCGCTTCTTTGTGTATATTAAATTAATTCCGATATTAGCATTGTatacatcataataataataatacattttatttaaaagcgcctttcacaacactcaaggacactttacaagaaataaataaaacaaagactgacttttagtcattacttgggtagcacacatattctgaatgagcaattttaatctagattaatttcaagatttcagtgagtttaatctagattttaaaaaattaatctatgcccacccctaatacttATTAATTCTGCTGGTTTACCATTATGTAATTATATctggaaatataaatataatttctaTTAACTGGTTTGCCACAACCACCTGAAATgactttctgatctctgaccttaaCCAGAGTTCAGCAGGACTTCTTGGCAACACTGTCCATCACGTCAGCCATGGCAGTGCAGGAAATGACCTACCGCCCACTTCCTGGGGTCCAGCACTGATGATGAGTCTGAGCAAGAGCCAATCAGAGCTGGCCTCACAGGGGAGGGGATGAAGATGCGGATGACCAGCAGATAATCACCAcgtcaccccccctcccctcacacacacacacacacaccgcacgtcgccaccgcgcacacacacaccgcaacatacctgtcaagttttgtatttaaaaatacgggacgtttcacgtatatgacgtcatcgcctaatttgcataatcggttatttacatatagctgcaatcgaggctgtaggagagacgaaaacatctttggagtggcaaaaagtgaagaataaACACCCCaattatgttttgaactacaaatgaataaaaaaattcaattttctagtggtatttctagatACAAacggggacatctcctgggcatatttctgtgcctttagcccgcgttcgtgcttggcagattgttcgtgctgacggacatcgttccttcccccatgagaggcactaaaatcacagctacatatcttacagaatgagtagctatgccccttcatgctcctctttaggaaagtaaattccctgtcccattcgtcaaggtacttacacgtatgcttagcttttttggcaggactgccttctctcgttaaatccatgtctgatttgttgttccaggtttgctcccactgtcaacactaaacccgcgagttttcaattttttattttttttaaataaaaaaaaatatatatatatatgccacgTATTGCTGTGGCAAACAATCCTACATTACTTCCAAGGTGGcatacttgagatgttttggaattataattggggttcacacacgtagtgtggggaaacctatttttgcaatttagggttcacacacatctcaggactgtcacactgtgcagttttgaaacatttggccactaggtggcactatttgtgaatcatgcataacttttccaaatctttgcttaggaaaatgaaacttgattcttttgattccttgcagtccacctgacaactttgcaattacaagtcctattaaaaaaggcgtagttttgtcacattcatcaattgtttgaaaatagcacttttcgaactagtcctaggaatttgatccaatgatggcaagagtggcatgggcataatctgtagacactgtaggtaaactatttttaaaaattgttggatttttttttattttcaggtgggtccattttcccattatatcattgaggccatatatgacctatattgctataattcatataaacatgttgatcaactcccaatttcaaagccttttatagactgaggtccttcaggtatgccaagtttggttcaaattggcctgtcgctacattgtccaaaaacctaagaaatcataaaaac
This is a stretch of genomic DNA from Brachyhypopomus gauderio isolate BG-103 unplaced genomic scaffold, BGAUD_0.2 sc34, whole genome shotgun sequence. It encodes these proteins:
- the LOC143485364 gene encoding uncharacterized protein LOC143485364 translates to MCVVLSEHQVQRHRVNLKRVSSSTFHPTSAILKGVKPGPVDAMVVLKPKPGATTASGVRSTLFKGYSGELPHPATLNHGPVYAGIKADSLPLICTMNISPDKPLVDSIFGKVQVGSVLSYQQPPPPSDSVVIHEDAPPFPSLPLECYHLSPPEYSFVPTHQEQLHLSSLSVTLSQSHLIEEATRSQSATPEWHSLRRERVTASHFREVSHVRGPGAAESLAERIIRGTRQTAHMKRGLEMETGALKDYAVLKNLNLTKCGLVIHPDASWLGASPDGLVYDTLERPSFGLVEIKCPNAQSYVDCKFLKVAQGLHKLKESHCYY